From one Lolium rigidum isolate FL_2022 chromosome 4, APGP_CSIRO_Lrig_0.1, whole genome shotgun sequence genomic stretch:
- the LOC124649898 gene encoding auxin transporter-like protein 3, whose amino-acid sequence MASETVAGSVLADEKGPSGLRRYQAGAEEEEEHAGEGGGKSRLSGLLWHGGSAYDAWFSCASNQVAQVLLTLPYSFAQLGMVSGILFQLFYGLLGSWTAYLISILYLEYRTRREKDKVDFRNHVIQWFEVLDGLLGRHWRNLGLAFNCTFLLFGSVIQLIGCASNIYYVNDHLDKRTWTYIFGACCATTVFIPSFHNYRVWSFLGLLMTTYTAWYIAVASLMHGQVEGVKHSGPTTIMLYFTGATNILYTFGGHAVTVEVMHAMWRPQKFKAIYLLATLYVLTLTLPSASAAYWAFGDQLLTHSNALSLLPRDAWRDAAVVLMLIHQFITFGFACTPLYFVWEKLIGLHDCRSLCKRAAARLPVVVPIWFLAIIFPFFGPINSAVGSLLVSFTVYIIPAMAHMCTFRSPQSRENAVERPPRFAGGWTGAYVINSFVVAWVLVVGFGFGGWASITNFVQQVNTFGLFAKCYQCPPHPAVASPLLPPSSMAPSPSMPFIFNMTGMLAPMSAPSPAPAPLHFAFPHHHHRHHRHGL is encoded by the exons ATGGCGTCCGAGACGGTGGCCGGGAGCGTATTAGCCGACGAGAAGGGACCATCCGGCCTGAGGCGTTACCAGGCGGGcgccgaggaggaagaggagcacgccggcgagggcggcggcaagTCCCGGCTGTCCGGGCTGCTCTGGCACGGCGGGTCGGCGTACGACGCCTGGTTCAGCTGCGCGTCGAACCAGGTGGCCCAGGTGCTCCTGACGCTCCCCTACTCCTTCGCACAGCTGGGTATGGTGAGCGGCATCCTGTTCCAGCTCTTCTACGGCCTCCTGGGCAGCTGGACCGCCTACCTCATCAGCATCCTCTACCTGGAGTACCGGACCCGCAGGGAGAAGGACAAGGTGGACTTCCGCAACCACGTCATCCAG TGGTTCGAGGTGCTCGACGGGCTGCTGGGCAGGCACTGGAGGAACCTGGGTCTGGCCTTCAACTGCACCTTCCTGCTCTTCGGCTCCGTGATCCAGCTCATCGGCTGCGCCAGCAACATCTACTACGTGAACGACCACCTGGACAAGCGGACGTGGACCTACATCTTCGGCGCCTGCTGCGCCACCACCGTCTTCATCCCCTCCTTCCACAACTACCGCGTCTGGTCCTTCCTCGGCCTCCTCATGACCACCTACACCGCCTGGTacatcgccgtcgcctccctcaTGCACGGCCAGGTCGAGGGCGTCAAGCACTCCGGCCCCACCACCATCATGCTCTACTTCACCGGGGCTACCAACATTCTATACACCTTCGGGGGCCACGCTGTCACCGT GGAGGTGATGCACGCGATGTGGCGGCCGCAGAAGTTCAAGGCCATCTACCTGCTGGCCACCCTGTACGTGCTCACCCTGACGCtgccgtcggcgtcggcggcgtaCTGGGCCTTCGGCGACCAGCTGCTCACGCACTCCAACGCGCTCTCCCTGCTGCCGCGGGACGCCTGGCGCGACGCCGCCGTGGTGCTCATGCTCATCCACCAGTTCATCACCTTCGGCTTCGCATGCACCCCGCTCTACTTCGTCTGGGAGAAGCTCATCGGACTCCACGACTGCCGCAGCCTCTGCAAGCGCGCCGCCGCGAGGCTCCCCGTCGTCGTCCCCATCTGGTTCCTCGCCATCATCTTCCCCTTCTTCGGGCCAATCAACTCCGCGGTGGGATCGCTCCTCGTCAGCTTCACCGTCTACATCATTCCCGCCATGGCGCACATGTGCACCTTCAGATCACCACAGTCCCGAGAG AACGCCGTGGAGCGGCCGCCGAGATTTGCTGGTGGCTGGACCGGGGCGTATGTGATCAACTCCTTCGTGGTTGCGTGGGTGCTCGTGGTGGGCTTCGGGTTCGGCGGATGGGCCAGCATCACCAACTTCGTGCAGCAGGTCAACACCTTCGGCCTCTTCGCCAAGTGCTACCAGTGCCCGCCTCACCCCGCCGTCGCGTCGCCGCTCCTACCACCATCATCCATGGCACCGAGCCCGTCTATGCCCTTTATTTTCAACATGACCGGCATGCTGGCCCCGATGTCTGCCCCATCTCCAGCTCCGGCTCCGCTGCATTTTGCTTTCCCCCACCACCATCACCGGCACCACCGCCACGGTCTGTAA